A window of Cryptomeria japonica chromosome 3, Sugi_1.0, whole genome shotgun sequence contains these coding sequences:
- the LOC131056310 gene encoding uncharacterized mitochondrial protein AtMg00810-like, which produces MADCKPALTPFPSGAKLDASCSSPLADATLYRQLVGSIIYLTHTRPDTSYVVGLVSRFMQGPHELHWKAAKRILHYVQGTHSYGIHYTAGMDIDLNIVTEFGISFRKPTVIFCENKHVIQISRNMVHHQWTKHIEINMHYIRELIHEQVLDLQYCLTSDQIAGMHLSKNKRKGELPFISGLFNLQYLSERETSSTGSAPFM; this is translated from the exons ATGGCTGACTGTAAGCCTGCATTGACTCCATTTCCGTCAGGAGCCAAACTTGATGCTTCTTGTTCTTCACCCTTGGCGGATGCTACCTTGTATCGTCAATTAGTTGGAAGTATCATATATTTGACTCACACAAGGCCTGATACTTCATATGTAGTGGGCTTGGTCTCTAGGTTCATGCAGGGGCCACATGagctgcattggaaagcagctaagcggattctTCACTATGTACAGGGTACTCACAGTTATGGAATTCATTATACAGcgggcatggatattgacttg AACATTGTCACTGAGTTTGGCATTTCATTTCGAAAGCCTACAGTCATCTTTTGTGAAAACAAGCATGTTATTCAGATTTCTCGCAATATGGTCCATCATcaatggaccaaacacattgagattaaCATGCACTACATTCGGGAGCTAattcatgagcaggttcttgatcttCAGTACTGTCTGACATCAGATCAAATTGCAGGCAt GCATCTTTCAAAGAATAAACGGAAGGGTGAATTACCTTTTATATCTGGGCTATTCAACCTGCAATACTTAAGTGAACGGGAAAcaagctccactggtagtgctccaTTTATGTGA